The stretch of DNA TTTACTATCTGTCGCTTCAGATTTAATGGCTTTGACGCTTTTGAAACCACCTGCTGAGTACGGCGCTGATATAGTTTTAGGTTCTTCTCAACGATTTGGTGTCCCAATGGGTTACGGTGGTCCTCATGCTGCTTTTTTTGCTGTCATTGATAAAttaaatagaaaaatccCTGGTAGAATTGTCGGTGTGTCTAAAGACCGCTTAGGCAATAGAGCCTTGCGATTGGCTCTCCAAACTAGAGAACAACACATTAAGCGTGATAAGGCAACTTCAAATATTTGTACTGCACAAGCTCTCTTGGCTAATGTCGCTTCAAGCTACTGTGTTTATCATGGTCCTAAGGGTCTACAGAATATTTCTAGGAGAATATTTAGCTTAACATCGATATTAGCAAATGCCATTAAAGACGACAGTTCCCCCCATCAACTTGTTAACCAAACTTGGTTTGATACTTTAACCATAAAGTTGGGTAATGGTATATCCTCTCAACAGTTATTGGATAGagctttgaaagaattcaaTATTAATTTGTTCGCTGTAGATGGTACTTCTGTTTCGTTGTCCCTTGATGAAACAACTACAAAATCTGATGTTGAAAATTTATTAAAAGTATTTGATGTAGAAAATTCCACTGAATTTCTCTCTAAGGATTATTCCAACTGCTTCCCTACAGAATTCCAGCGTACTGATGAGATTCTGAAAAACGAAGTCTTCCATAAACACCATAGCGAAACAGCAATGTTGAGATATCTCCATAGGTTGCAATCACGTGATTTATCTCTTGCTAATTCTATGATTCCTTTAGGCTCATGCACTATGAAATTGAATAGTACAGTGGAAATGATGCCCATCACATGGCCTCAATTTTCTAATATCCATCCTTTCCAGCCTTCAAGCCAAGTCCAAGGATACAAAGAATTAATAAGTTCGCTGGAGAAAGATTTATGTAGTATTACAGGCTTCGATGGTATTTCTTTGCAACCAAATTCCGGTGCTCAAGGTGAATACACTGGCTTAAGAGTAATCAGGTCTTACTTGGAAAGTAAGGGTGAAGACCATCGTAACATATGTTTGATCCCCGTGTCCGCACATGGTACAAATCCAGCTTCTGCTGCCATGGCAGGTTTGAAAGTTGTTCCTGTCAATTGTTTAGAAGATGGTTCGTTAGACTTGGTTGATTTGAAGGCCAAGGCCGAAAAACATTCTGAGGAATTAGCTGCCGTAATGATCACATATCCTTCAACTTATGGTTTATTCGAACCAGGTATCCAACATGCTATTGACATTGTGCATTCTTTTGGTGGCCAAGTCTATTTAGATGGTGCTAATATGAATGCTCAGGTTGGATTAACGTCACCTGGTGATCTTGGCGCAGATGTCTGTCACTTGAATTTGCATAAGACATTCTCCATACCCCATGGTGGTGGTGGTCCAGCCGGGGCCCCCATTTGTGTCAAATCTCATTTAATTCCCCACTTACCTAAACATGACGTTGTTGATATGATCACCGCAGTTGGTAGTGAAAAATCTATCGATTCAGTATCCTCCGCACCTTATGGAAATGCTTTGGTGTTACCAATTTCTTATGCCTATATCAAAATGATGGGCAATGAAGCTTTGCCATTTTCTAGTGTGATAGCCATGCTAAATTCGAACTATATGATGACAAGATTGAGAGATCATtataaaattcttttcGTCAATGAATCGAGCACGCTAAAACACTGTGCTCATGAGTTCATAGTCGATTTAAGAGAATATAAAGCTAAAGGTGTTGAAGCCATTGATGTTGCCAAGAGATTGCAGGACTATGGATTCCATGCCCCAACCTTGGCCTTTCCTGTTCCTGGAACCTTGATGGTGGAACCAACAGAATCAGAGAACTTGGAAGAGTTAGATAGATTTTGTGATGCCATGATATCTATAAAAGGAGAAATAAATGCTTTTATATCTGGTCAACCGAAAGGACAAATTCTGAAGAACGCCCCTCATTCGTTGGAAGATTTCATCACATCATCTGATTGGGATACTAGAGGCTATACCCGTGAAGAAGCTGCCTATCCCCTACCTTTTTTGAGATATAATAAATTTTGGCCTACTGTTGCGAGATTAGATGACACTTATGGTGACATGAACTTGATATGTACATGCCCTTCTGTAGAAGAAGTTGCAAGCGAAACTGATTGAACACACACTCATTGCATtgtgtatgtatgtatacTGTATATTAATCAACTCATTGTGCACATATGTAATCATTATAAAATATTCGGATAAACATATAGTAAAGCATTTTCGCgatgaaagaaattgaaattggTAGCTTGGACGATAAACGTACCATAATATACTACGGTTAGATAGAACATTTATATAGATTGGCTTTTATTTATATGCTATGTTGTTGTGTATGCAATGATTATAAGAGGTCAAAAGTTGAATAAATAGGACATGAAAATGCAAAGTCAAGAGCATAGTAGATATATGTAGCACTACCTTATTTTTTGTGTgtcattttcttcctctgTGATGGCCTCTATAATTTCTAAAACCTCGTCTTCCCGCAGCAGACTTCTTCATCGATTTATTGATCGCCCTTGTAGTTGATTTACTGTTTGATGAATTCTTGGGTAATTGACTTTCTCTAATTTGGTTgattatttcttcattttccttGGCTTCTTTTGGATTGGCACCAAAAAATCGGGACCTTGTTCCAGTACTTTGTGCAATGTCATTGCTGTTATCGGATGCTCCGTTGACAGATTCTTCATTGAATAATGtgttgtatttttcatgaTCTGTGCTGgatctttttttactaAGATCTGCAATTGTAGCTTTGAAATACTTAAACCTTCGGCGATATTTATCCTCCACCACACCTAAAGTCGCAAAAGCCGAGTCATTCATTGGCAATATCGTagccatttttttcaagatacAGTCAGGCATAAAGTTCCCAACCGGAGGAATCATTTTATTTCCTAAATTTAAGGATAATTCCCTTAGACATTCGTATGTCGTTCGCAGGTTATCGAGTTCCTGTGTGGAACGTAACTCGTTTGTGTTTTTCAGGGAGATTGGATGTGATGCTTCCATGGTTGAACTACTGTACGTGTATGATCTAAGATGTTCCTTCGCGCTTATAAAGCGCGGCGCATTAGCAGCCACACTTCCTCCCATAGTTGTCGATCTTTGTGCTATAGCTGGTATATTTTCTCCATTTAATTGGTGGCTAGAAGACGTGGAAGGACGAGAGTTTGGTGCCGATATCGTAAATTGCATCTTAATTTCCATTTTCCCGGTGAGCAACTTCCGAGCGTTGGGGCCTACCTTTACATAACTTGAAGCAAAACCACTATTATTCATTATGGAATATTCTTGTAAAACGCGGATTGTGatcaaatgaaaaaaaattcgtTCAATTTCGGACTTTTGCATGGACTTGCCAAGACCATGTTCCTCCAATGTGTCATGGTTTGCCTGTACGATTTTGGAGCTTCTTGAACCTTTGAAGATGTCTTGGCAGTAAATTATAGTGActctttcattttgaatattttccacCAACTTGACTATTTTCTTGGCAGGTTCTGTAACATCCCTTTCCTCATTGATTACATTAGCGCTATTTCTACAGTTGTCACAGTTCTTGCGACATAATTTAGAATCAAAATCCTCGTTGAAGTAAGATAAAACCAACTTCCTTCTACAATCAGTAACGTTATCACAATAAGCCATCACTTGCTGCAATTTATTCAAATGTTTCTCCTTATTCTCTCTGTCTAAATTTTTATCCTTTTGAATCATTGTCTGCATAGTCCTAATATCcctaaatgaaaaataggTAATACAATATGAATATTTACCATCTCTTCCAGCACGACCAGTTTCTTGATAATAACCTTCTAATGTTCGTGGAACAGTAAAGTGGTAAACAAATCTAACATCAGGTTTATCAATACCCATACCGAAGGCGACAGTAGCACAAATAACTTGTATCTCATTCGCTTGCCATGCCTTTTGCACACTTAATCTTTCATCCGGTTCCATACCCGCATGGTAATATGCACATTTTATGCCATTTTTCTGCATTTGAGCCGAAGTTTGCTCGCAAGATTTTTTAGAGTGACAGTATATTATACCGGTTTGATTTTTAAATCTAGATTTGACAGAATCGCAGATTTCGAATATAGTATTCttagttttcttgttcacTTCATAATACAAATTTGTCCTATTAAAGCTTTGCTTTAAGAAAACGGGTTCCTTTAGTTCTAAATTGTGGATGATATCCATTCTAACTTGTTCACTTGCAGTCGCAGTCAGAGCAATCATTGGAATGTCGGGGTATTCTCttttaaagaatttcaattctttatAATCAGGTCTGAAATCATGACCCCAGTTAGAAACACAATGTGCTTCATCCACAACTATACGGGCCAGCTTACCGTCAGTATAGAGTCTACTGATAGCTCTTTTGCATTGCTCTGAAGCACTGATCATTTCGGGAGATATGTAAACTAAATCCAATAGTCCATTGATAAATAAATTGAAAGTTTGTCGCCTTTGTTCAGCAGTACCTCTCGAACTGAACATGCTCGCCTTAATATTCTTATTCAATAAATGCTCCACTTGATCTTGCATCAAAGAAATTAGCGGAGAGATAACAATAGTAGTACCGAACGTCTTACCTGATTTTACCACAGCAGGAAGTTGATAGCAAAGAGATTTACCACCTCCCGTCGGCATGAGAACAAAAACATCCCTCCCCTGCAAAGTTGCATTAACAGCCTCTAGTTGATTAGGTCTAAAACCAGGcagtttgaaaatttcatgTAAACGATATAGAACCTCGTCAGACCAAGGGTAATTTTTGCCACTTGTTTTAGAAGGTATATTAGATTTGCTTACTATATCACTTAACGAAAAATCGtcatcaaaatcatcatccTCACCCTTTTGGCTGACATCCGATTTCTCCCTTTTTATTATGGGGGACCAAGATGGTGATCGGTGATTGTTCTCGTCCATAAGCTTTCTTTCTGTTATTATCTTAAGGTCATTATCTAATTCATGGATATCTGCTACTTGGGTTCTATTCTCCCTCTCTTCGTCAAACTTTTCTAAATCGCTATCTGACAGGTATTCAaggttattattattgttatctTCGTCATAATTaccactttctttttcactaTCTATTAATTCTATATCAGAATGTGACATGGGTAGGCGTTGGTGACCAAACGATAAACTCATGCTATCATCCAGAATAGCATCCTTTTCTAGGTCATCATCTAACAAGTCGATATGTTCCGCACCTGTTGTTTTTCGGAAACTGGCTAAATCGCTTTCTGTTGTGGGGGAAGATAAAATAACCTGAACGTTTTTATTTTGGGATAATGTAATTGTAGATCTGGTATCGTCTTCTTGtggattttcttgaatattgacGCTAACATCCAGATTTTCATGATATTCGGTGTCCTGAGTTGGATCGAAGCCATCATTTActacaaaatcaaaatcgCTTTGGTTCAACATatcgttttcttctttttcttcatctctAGTAGTCATATAACTAGAATGGGCATCCTCCTCAGCCTCCATTGTTAGTTCGTCTTCCTCTCTTTCAGCATCCAGATAATCGTCTTTAAGTGATTTACCCATAATGTAGTCAAAAGGATCATCTCTCTCAGGTATTCTATAGTTAACAGGTTGTCTTAAACGCATAGTCCTTCTTTCAGcaagttcttctttttcttctgagGTCATGTTGAGACGTGGAGATGTAGAAGTATTCGGAGCCTCCTCTTGCAATATTGAAGGTGGGTCATAATCTATATCGTCCTCATCATCCAGAACTTGAATCAAGTCATCGTTGCTGCCATCTCTATTTGTATTCCTATTGCTGTTATTAGTTGTAACATCCTTGGCTCCACCAGTGGTCAAAGTTGTCGTGGTAGTTGCAGCAGCATCATTTGTCAGatttggattcctaaaAGATACATTATTTTCTAGGGGACTAGGTAGAATACTTGATATTATGTTATCATCTTGAGAAGGAAACTGACTATGATCTTTATTTGGGACTTTTGGCATCCTACCTTTCTTAGCTTTTGTGATCTCACTTTCCAAAAATCCTATTCGGATAGAGATATTGGATAACTGGGGCCGTATATCTCTACTCAACTGCAACCTTTTAGCGTCCTCTGACAATGACGTTGATTCAATGAGATTACATTTCTGCAGTAATAATTTAGATTGTTCCTTCAACGCCGCAATCAGGGAATCTTGAAGTTGAAGCAACTCTCttcttaaatttttctcgATTAGTTTGCTATCATTCGCGGTtttgttgttatttttgCAGTCTAGGTTCCTACTACTATTATTTTCCACAAAAGAACTAGCTATAGGCGGTCGATATGTACCGGAATTGTGAAATTTCGAATCGCTAGGGGTTCTTGGGTTCGACGCAATGCTTGTGCTTGCTGGTATATCAACCATGGGGACGTCAGTATATTGGTTCGATGTAGCAGGGTATGAGAGCCATTCGGTATCGTTCGATAAAGTTTGCGTGCCCTCGGGTTGTTTCGTAGCAATATTAATAGATCCAGACGTAGGAATACTGACCAACAAATTCGTTGCTTCTATACCACACCCATCTCTAGACGGAGTAGCAGGTGGCGAATTTGTCTTGAGCCTTTTATTCGAGACATGCTTTTGAATGGcctgaaaaacaaaatctcTGTCTTCCTGCAAAGTGGTTGTTTCCTTTAACCATTTGTGCTCCCTTCTCAAGTTATGTGACGGCTTCGTCACCATTACCCTTTATTTGCGCGTGTATGACTTTGAATATAAACACTAaatttatatgttcttcGTTTCTCTAGCCAATGGCGTCAACTTGGCTAAcaaaagatgaaataaaCTGCAAAACTAAAGATTGAAATGCTAACTTCAATGTTCTCCCAGCTGACTATGCATGCGCTGTTGGtgcatttttgttttagaTGTTATCTCTTAGATCAAGTTCAAATTCCCTATTATAATATACATTTGTAAAAGCGTAAACTAATTCAACAAAATGAGCCGGGCAATGTATTTCGAAACGCACGGCTGAACTATATAAGGCGCAAGAGAGCTTGAAGAGAGATGTCTTTCTTACTCCTCCTTTGACATTTCACCTTAAAGTATGCTCATTTCACGATAGAAAGAACCAATATTAAGCATGGTTGTAGGCGGTAAGAACTGGAACATGTGGCTGCGAATGTCACAGGTCCAGCTCAGGCAGATTACCAGGTCTCTGGACCGGACACTAGTCGGGTTGAGCCATGGAAAGTTTCCATTTCGATATAATCACAACGTTCTCGTCACTTGGTGGAAGGGTTTGTTTGATTTTCCTACAGCTTTCATGGGAGTAAAATCCTCCACTGCATCCCCGCTCATAAGAAGAGGACTCACAAGATTTGATCGTTTCAGACCTGTTGCTAATGTCAGTAAATTTGCTGCTATGCCTAGAGTGCCCAAAGGTACCCCTAGAGGTTTGTATGCCAATTGGAATATGACAGCATCAACTAAGCTGTTGGGTCAGAGAGCTTACTCTACTTCCAGCATCAAATTTACTCAAGAAGCCGTAAATAACATGACTATATCCCTAAGGTGTTTCTTCAACTCAATGAACGGATTAGATCAGTGTTCGCACTCTAGCTACTCCGAAACTTTTCAGTATGCTTCTAATGCTTTCGCTCAACAGAACGAAGTCCCACCAGTTGCCTTCAAGAAGTTACCCCAGAAAGATATCAATTTCATTCGCGATTTAGAACTTTTCAGAGTAATGAAAGTTCAGAATCAAATGGTCGATGAACCTAGCGCTTGTTTTCTGGAAAAATCAGGTTCCTACATTGAATTTACGGTTCCCGAATTTAACGTTAATGGAACATCTTCTGCGCCTTTATCGTTTTTGAATCCTTCTTTACTAtatgatttgaaagaaacaatttcTAGCTACAAATATGAATTGGAATCAATATACCGCAGCGTTGAGATGGTTTTGCAAAACTATGGGTCGTTGCCTATAACGTTGCATCGAAAGAAGATTCGAATACATTTCCCGAATTCGACCGTGATGGAAACAGAGAATCTGATCGCAAGTTTAAATATCACTACCGGTATCATTCACGCGGATACATCTCGCGACATTACTTTGGAAGATACAAATTTGAATGACTTGGTTAATGGTAAATCGACAAGTATGTGGTCCCTTGTTGATGAACCACCGCTTCCCAACAGAAGCACTTTTTCTCCAATTTTATCAGAAGCATCCGACTATACTTATGAAATGGTTTAGttaaatatatattcatGGCGCTCTCACCAAAAATAATGCTTTTGTTTACTTTTAACACAAGGACGCATGTTATGCGtccatatatatatttgttttaGTTTACTTTGCTCTATAGTTAATACATTTTATGTTTATGTAATATTTGCTTATTGTCTCGTCTGAAATCTCTAAAAATTCGGCAGAAAATAACCCATATCTTACTTTATATACTAACAAAAGGGAAGGATTTTCGGGAATACACTACGATTGCACCGCTACTTATGTGTATTTGTACTCATAATTAAATGGAAAAGGATAAAAATACAGATCAGCAAATGGTTTCGAATGAAGATATGTCCAAAGGACAAATTCAACTTTCAATACCTCCACACCAGGTCCAGACAGGAGGGGAGCCTGATGACATCGCTCTTAAAAATGGAATGTCAACGATAGAAGGCGATGAACAAGCAAATTTGGACAAAGAGGAAGCAGTACTCACAAATACATCTAGTAGCTGTCATTCAAATCAAAGCATGAAAGACGCTGCTTCAATCAACGATCTTTCAAATACCCATGAGGCTTCAATACAAACGGGAGGAGAAGCTGAAGCACTACTATCTAAAGACCTTAGCCAGCAATTAGAAACTGAGGAGTCGAAAGTTGAGGAGGccttaaaaagaataaccTCGCCTCCATTACCATCGAGAGTTGACAATGTTGAGAACTGCATGCCTGTCCCTCTCAAAGCTTCATCCCCCCCAGTGCCTCCAAGATATAAAAACGGTAAAGCCTCCTTTGATCAACCTCAATTACCTCCAAGGCAAATGGTTAATGCGGAAACTCTCCATTTGAAGACGCCTCATGGTAATGTGATTCCTCTTAAACCATCAGTGGATGTTGTAGGTGATCATCCTTCACCTGTACCACCAATATTACCTCCACGCCGTATAGAAAATCCTCTGGACTTAGCGTCCAGAATGCACTTCCTAGCAAGTACATTTAAGAGAAATATGCTTTTctatgaaaatgaaagtaATTCAATCAAATGTGATTTGGATAATAATATACTCAGTCTGAAAGAGAACTCGAGAAAAATTGACTCTCATCAATTGCCTGAAGAGATCAAATCATTTTGGTTGAATACTATAGACGACTATCAACACATTCTACTGGATGATACTGAAGCCTTACACGCCCAACTATCTTGTGGTATACCAGCCGCTTATCGTTTAATAGTCTGGCAGTTAGTGAGTTACGCGAAATCAAAATCCTTTGACTCTATATATGAAACTTACCTAACACAAGATGCACCATTTGGCGTCCAGGAATTGGAGGATCAGCTGAACGTGATGGCTGGTATATCTTCTGCAAACATAAAAAGTATATCCAATGTGTTAAAGGCCTATTTACTATTTGATCCCGAATGCGCTTTTTCTATCGACATGGCTTATATTATCAATATGATATTAAACGTTTGCGAGAACGAAGCAAATGCATTTGGTCTATTTGTGCGCCTGATGAAAGTTTATGGTTTAAGGCTATTGTTTTTACCAAGTGCTTCTGAGGTCGACATTCTTTGCTATAAATTTGATAGACTTGTAGAAGAGTTCTATCCAGACATCTATAGCAACATGGTTGAGAAGGGCGTTCGCTCTTCTATGTTTTTGCCTGGTTTCCTCACCAcattgtttcaaaagaaacttcCCATTGAAATTCAACCACGAATCGGTGACATGATATTTCTAGAAAGTCTTGACTCTACTATGAGAATCCTGGTTACATTGTTATGTAATTCCAGAGACGAACTATCAAAAATggattttgatgatatgCTGGAGTTATTAAAATCAGGTCTATTGGATGCTTATATTAAGCGAGTAAATGATGCACAAAGTGGCGCTCTTTCCGCCAATGAATGCGTAGATAAACTACTCCAAGATTCTATGATGGAATTAAAGATCACCCCAAAGACTATGAAGAAGTATGCTTCTGAATATGAGGAAATTCATAGGTTGGATAACGAAAGGGAAGAGCAATATAAATCTATTACAGAAAAGAACTTGCATCTACAAAAGCATGTACGTAAACTGGAAAATGATTATACTTCTTTAAATAGAGAGCATGTGACAATTGCAAACGAGTTAGTGAAAAACCGGCTTAACATTGAATCaatattgaatgaaaacaatggacataaacttcaaattctggacttgaagaaaaaattagattcggaaaaaaagaaacaagcTTCAAGTGTGTATGTTCCTAAcgatttgaagaaagatttggaagagacaatgaaaaaaaactctcAAGTAATGGacgaaaatttgaaattacaGGACAGAGTCTCAGAGCTAGAAAGAACTGTCGAAGCAATCAGAGTTGCAAACGAAAATGGTGTTCTATTTGAATATTCCAATTCTAAGAATCATCCTTTA from Saccharomyces mikatae IFO 1815 strain IFO1815 genome assembly, chromosome: 13 encodes:
- the GCV2 gene encoding glycine decarboxylase subunit P (similar to Saccharomyces cerevisiae GCV2 (YMR189W); ancestral locus Anc_6.277); the protein is MFRTRVATILNRATARSSANCVFSARARSFHSRSILLKAAVADISSLQYTRTYNPDLKNIGRPLDTFARRHLGPSPKDVDKMLKTMAYSDLNAFIEELVPPNILKRRPLELEAPSKGFCEQEMLQQLEEIANKNLYKVKNFIGKGYYGTILPPVIQRNLLESPEWYTSYTPYQPEISQGRLEALLNFQTVVSDLTGLPVANASLLDEGTAAGEAMLLSFNLSRKKKFKYVIDKKLHQQTKSVLYTRAKPFNIEIVEIDCSDIKSAIDVLKTPDISGCLVQYPATDGSILPLDAMKQFSEALHSHKSLLSVASDLMALTLLKPPAEYGADIVLGSSQRFGVPMGYGGPHAAFFAVIDKLNRKIPGRIVGVSKDRLGNRALRLALQTREQHIKRDKATSNICTAQALLANVASSYCVYHGPKGLQNISRRIFSLTSILANAIKDDSSPHQLVNQTWFDTLTIKLGNGISSQQLLDRALKEFNINLFAVDGTSVSLSLDETTTKSDVENLLKVFDVENSTEFLSKDYSNCFPTEFQRTDEILKNEVFHKHHSETAMLRYLHRLQSRDLSLANSMIPLGSCTMKLNSTVEMMPITWPQFSNIHPFQPSSQVQGYKELISSLEKDLCSITGFDGISLQPNSGAQGEYTGLRVIRSYLESKGEDHRNICLIPVSAHGTNPASAAMAGLKVVPVNCLEDGSLDLVDLKAKAEKHSEELAAVMITYPSTYGLFEPGIQHAIDIVHSFGGQVYLDGANMNAQVGLTSPGDLGADVCHLNLHKTFSIPHGGGGPAGAPICVKSHLIPHLPKHDVVDMITAVGSEKSIDSVSSAPYGNALVLPISYAYIKMMGNEALPFSSVIAMLNSNYMMTRLRDHYKILFVNESSTLKHCAHEFIVDLREYKAKGVEAIDVAKRLQDYGFHAPTLAFPVPGTLMVEPTESENLEELDRFCDAMISIKGEINAFISGQPKGQILKNAPHSLEDFITSSDWDTRGYTREEAAYPLPFLRYNKFWPTVARLDDTYGDMNLICTCPSVEEVASETD
- the SGS1 gene encoding ATP-dependent DNA helicase SGS1 (similar to Saccharomyces cerevisiae SGS1 (YMR190C); ancestral locus Anc_6.278) translates to MVTKPSHNLRREHKWLKETTTLQEDRDFVFQAIQKHVSNKRLKTNSPPATPSRDGCGIEATNLLVSIPTSGSINIATKQPEGTQTLSNDTEWLSYPATSNQYTDVPMVDIPASTSIASNPRTPSDSKFHNSGTYRPPIASSFVENNSSRNLDCKNNNKTANDSKLIEKNLRRELLQLQDSLIAALKEQSKLLLQKCNLIESTSLSEDAKRLQLSRDIRPQLSNISIRIGFLESEITKAKKGRMPKVPNKDHSQFPSQDDNIISSILPSPLENNVSFRNPNLTNDAAATTTTTLTTGGAKDVTTNNSNRNTNRDGSNDDLIQVLDDEDDIDYDPPSILQEEAPNTSTSPRLNMTSEEKEELAERRTMRLRQPVNYRIPERDDPFDYIMGKSLKDDYLDAEREEDELTMEAEEDAHSSYMTTRDEEKEENDMLNQSDFDFVVNDGFDPTQDTEYHENLDVSVNIQENPQEDDTRSTITLSQNKNVQVILSSPTTESDLASFRKTTGAEHIDLLDDDLEKDAILDDSMSLSFGHQRLPMSHSDIELIDSEKESGNYDEDNNNNNLEYLSDSDLEKFDEERENRTQVADIHELDNDLKIITERKLMDENNHRSPSWSPIIKREKSDVSQKGEDDDFDDDFSLSDIVSKSNIPSKTSGKNYPWSDEVLYRLHEIFKLPGFRPNQLEAVNATLQGRDVFVLMPTGGGKSLCYQLPAVVKSGKTFGTTIVISPLISLMQDQVEHLLNKNIKASMFSSRGTAEQRRQTFNLFINGLLDLVYISPEMISASEQCKRAISRLYTDGKLARIVVDEAHCVSNWGHDFRPDYKELKFFKREYPDIPMIALTATASEQVRMDIIHNLELKEPVFLKQSFNRTNLYYEVNKKTKNTIFEICDSVKSRFKNQTGIIYCHSKKSCEQTSAQMQKNGIKCAYYHAGMEPDERLSVQKAWQANEIQVICATVAFGMGIDKPDVRFVYHFTVPRTLEGYYQETGRAGRDGKYSYCITYFSFRDIRTMQTMIQKDKNLDRENKEKHLNKLQQVMAYCDNVTDCRRKLVLSYFNEDFDSKLCRKNCDNCRNSANVINEERDVTEPAKKIVKLVENIQNERVTIIYCQDIFKGSRSSKIVQANHDTLEEHGLGKSMQKSEIERIFFHLITIRVLQEYSIMNNSGFASSYVKVGPNARKLLTGKMEIKMQFTISAPNSRPSTSSSHQLNGENIPAIAQRSTTMGGSVAANAPRFISAKEHLRSYTYSSSTMEASHPISLKNTNELRSTQELDNLRTTYECLRELSLNLGNKMIPPVGNFMPDCILKKMATILPMNDSAFATLGVVEDKYRRRFKYFKATIADLSKKRSSTDHEKYNTLFNEESVNGASDNSNDIAQSTGTRSRFFGANPKEAKENEEIINQIRESQLPKNSSNSKSTTRAINKSMKKSAAGRRGFRNYRGHHRGRK
- the SPG5 gene encoding Spg5p (similar to Saccharomyces cerevisiae SPG5 (YMR191W); ancestral locus Anc_6.280); protein product: MVVGGKNWNMWLRMSQVQLRQITRSLDRTLVGLSHGKFPFRYNHNVLVTWWKGLFDFPTAFMGVKSSTASPLIRRGLTRFDRFRPVANVSKFAAMPRVPKGTPRGLYANWNMTASTKLLGQRAYSTSSIKFTQEAVNNMTISLRCFFNSMNGLDQCSHSSYSETFQYASNAFAQQNEVPPVAFKKLPQKDINFIRDLELFRVMKVQNQMVDEPSACFLEKSGSYIEFTVPEFNVNGTSSAPLSFLNPSLLYDLKETISSYKYELESIYRSVEMVLQNYGSLPITLHRKKIRIHFPNSTVMETENLIASLNITTGIIHADTSRDITLEDTNLNDLVNGKSTSMWSLVDEPPLPNRSTFSPILSEASDYTYEMV
- the GYL1 gene encoding Gyl1p (similar to Saccharomyces cerevisiae GYL1 (YMR192W) and GYP5 (YPL249C); ancestral locus Anc_6.281); translated protein: MEKDKNTDQQMVSNEDMSKGQIQLSIPPHQVQTGGEPDDIALKNGMSTIEGDEQANLDKEEAVLTNTSSSCHSNQSMKDAASINDLSNTHEASIQTGGEAEALLSKDLSQQLETEESKVEEALKRITSPPLPSRVDNVENCMPVPLKASSPPVPPRYKNGKASFDQPQLPPRQMVNAETLHLKTPHGNVIPLKPSVDVVGDHPSPVPPILPPRRIENPLDLASRMHFLASTFKRNMLFYENESNSIKCDLDNNILSLKENSRKIDSHQLPEEIKSFWLNTIDDYQHILLDDTEALHAQLSCGIPAAYRLIVWQLVSYAKSKSFDSIYETYLTQDAPFGVQELEDQLNVMAGISSANIKSISNVLKAYLLFDPECAFSIDMAYIINMILNVCENEANAFGLFVRLMKVYGLRLLFLPSASEVDILCYKFDRLVEEFYPDIYSNMVEKGVRSSMFLPGFLTTLFQKKLPIEIQPRIGDMIFLESLDSTMRILVTLLCNSRDELSKMDFDDMLELLKSGLLDAYIKRVNDAQSGALSANECVDKLLQDSMMELKITPKTMKKYASEYEEIHRLDNEREEQYKSITEKNLHLQKHVRKLENDYTSLNREHVTIANELVKNRLNIESILNENNGHKLQILDLKKKLDSEKKKQASSVYVPNDLKKDLEETMKKNSQVMDENLKLQDRVSELERTVEAIRVANENGVLFEYSNSKNHPLGTSWSGFRKVFK